The following proteins are co-located in the Streptomyces sp. NBC_01198 genome:
- a CDS encoding class I SAM-dependent methyltransferase, whose amino-acid sequence MGGTRAVGVVTRGTTNPNRLRRMDRWIAAVHGPQLRRAADPLAVDLGYGAAPWTAVELLGRLRRVRAEAEVVGVEIDQDRVTAALPYIRDGLRFVRGGFEVPLPDGRRPQLIRAANVLRQYAEDEVPAVWQRLTGRLAPGGLLVEGTCDEIGRRHVWVALGPEGPRTVTFATRLGSLHRPSDLAERLPKALIHRNVPGEPVHAFLAAFDRAWAAAAPLSALGARQRWIAAVRTLRADGWPVVDGPARWRQGEVTVAWQALAPKPGPDANPNPGPAQGASQVRKRV is encoded by the coding sequence ATGGGCGGTACGCGGGCGGTCGGGGTGGTGACCAGGGGAACCACGAACCCGAACCGGCTGCGCCGGATGGACCGCTGGATCGCCGCCGTGCACGGGCCGCAGCTGCGGCGGGCCGCCGACCCGCTTGCGGTCGACCTCGGATACGGCGCCGCGCCCTGGACCGCGGTCGAGCTGCTGGGGCGGCTGCGCCGGGTACGGGCCGAGGCGGAGGTCGTCGGCGTCGAGATCGACCAGGACCGGGTCACCGCCGCCCTCCCCTATATCCGGGACGGGCTGCGCTTCGTCCGCGGCGGCTTCGAGGTGCCGCTGCCTGACGGGCGCAGGCCCCAGCTGATCCGGGCGGCGAACGTCCTGCGGCAGTACGCCGAGGACGAGGTTCCCGCGGTGTGGCAGCGGCTGACCGGCAGGCTCGCGCCCGGCGGGCTGCTGGTCGAGGGCACCTGCGACGAGATCGGGCGGCGGCACGTGTGGGTCGCCCTCGGCCCCGAGGGCCCGCGCACGGTCACCTTCGCCACCCGGCTCGGCTCCCTGCACCGCCCCTCCGACCTGGCGGAACGCCTGCCGAAGGCGCTGATCCACCGCAACGTGCCCGGCGAGCCGGTGCACGCCTTCCTGGCCGCCTTCGACCGGGCGTGGGCCGCGGCGGCGCCGCTGTCGGCGCTGGGCGCGCGGCAGCGCTGGATCGCGGCGGTCCGCACCCTGCGCGCGGACGGCTGGCCGGTGGTGGACGGCCCGGCGCGGTGGCGGCAGGGAGAGGTCACGGTGGCGTGGCAGGCGCTGGCGCCGAAACCGGGCCCGGACGCGAACCCGAACCCGGGCCCGGCCCAAGGCGCGTCGCAGGTCCGCAAAAGGGTCTGA
- a CDS encoding PP2C family protein-serine/threonine phosphatase, with product MSAAERGTERPTATDPGAEGTAATAAPEGAGAPALTLPRQRQDPADGPPAINLLVVGDDPTGAFTAPWFQDGGGPRIRILRAGNLTAAGRLLTDDVHCILLDLPDVLDGVRHVLRVAPGTAVLVLTDGSDDGRAAEAVRVGAQDHLARGDVDAGTVTRAVRYAVERKRADLALRKLTETRLLAQENRRLERGLLPTPLLEGSGLRFASHYRPGRSRALLGGDFYDTVRTSDGVVHAMIGDVCGHGPDAAALGVELRIAWRALTFAGLGGDALLRTLQQVLVHERADDEIFATLCALDIAPDGHSAGLYLAGHPAPLLAGPGRVPRLLPPEDGGPALGLLPDAIADWQRIPVALDGEWRLMLYTDGLIEGRVGSGTQRLEQDGMVRLVSRLLTAGLHGDALLDAAVTEVRELNGGELTDDVAVVLLERTVLQP from the coding sequence ATGTCCGCTGCCGAGCGCGGCACCGAACGGCCCACGGCCACCGATCCCGGGGCGGAGGGCACCGCCGCCACCGCGGCGCCCGAGGGAGCCGGCGCACCGGCGCTGACCCTGCCGCGCCAGCGCCAGGACCCCGCCGACGGGCCGCCCGCCATCAACCTGCTGGTCGTCGGCGACGACCCGACCGGCGCCTTCACCGCCCCCTGGTTCCAGGACGGCGGCGGCCCCCGTATCCGCATCCTGCGGGCCGGCAACCTCACGGCTGCGGGCCGGCTGCTCACCGACGACGTGCACTGCATCCTGCTCGACCTGCCCGACGTCCTGGACGGCGTGCGGCACGTGCTGCGGGTCGCCCCCGGCACCGCCGTACTGGTACTGACCGACGGCTCCGACGACGGCAGGGCCGCCGAGGCCGTACGGGTCGGCGCCCAGGACCACCTGGCCCGCGGCGACGTGGACGCCGGCACCGTCACCCGGGCGGTGCGCTACGCCGTCGAGCGCAAACGCGCCGACCTGGCGCTGCGCAAGCTCACCGAGACCCGGCTGCTCGCCCAGGAGAACCGCCGGCTGGAACGCGGCCTGCTCCCCACCCCGCTGCTGGAGGGCTCGGGCCTGCGCTTCGCCTCCCACTACCGCCCCGGCCGCAGCCGCGCGCTGCTCGGCGGCGACTTCTACGACACCGTCCGCACCTCCGACGGCGTCGTGCACGCGATGATCGGCGACGTCTGCGGGCACGGCCCGGACGCGGCGGCCCTCGGCGTGGAGCTGCGCATCGCCTGGCGCGCGCTGACCTTCGCCGGGCTCGGCGGCGACGCCCTGCTGCGGACGCTCCAGCAGGTGCTGGTGCACGAGCGGGCCGACGACGAGATCTTCGCGACGCTCTGCGCCCTGGACATCGCCCCCGACGGCCACAGCGCCGGCCTCTACCTGGCCGGCCACCCGGCGCCGCTGCTGGCCGGGCCCGGCCGGGTGCCGCGGCTGCTGCCGCCGGAGGACGGCGGGCCCGCGCTCGGGCTGCTGCCCGACGCGATCGCCGACTGGCAGCGCATCCCGGTGGCGCTGGACGGCGAATGGCGGCTGATGCTCTACACCGACGGCCTGATCGAGGGCCGGGTCGGCTCCGGCACGCAGCGGCTCGAACAGGACGGCATGGTCCGGCTGGTCTCCCGCCTGCTGACGGCCGGCCTGCACGGCGACGCACTGCTGGACGCCGCCGTCACCGAGGTGCGCGAGCTGAACGGCGGCGAGCTGACCGACGACGTGGCGGTCGTGCTGCTGGAGCGGACCGTCCTGCAGCCGTAG
- a CDS encoding DUF2516 family protein → MDGVLVTQFFGVVALISWVLFLLALFAFVDAAVHREDAYRAASKNNKGFWLIILGIAAVVMKLFPILSFLPVIGLVAVIVYMVDVRPALREVSGRGGGAMRRLRGRNRGGSSSDGPYGPYNGRR, encoded by the coding sequence GTGGACGGCGTGCTGGTCACACAGTTCTTCGGAGTGGTCGCTCTGATCTCCTGGGTGCTCTTCCTCCTCGCGCTCTTCGCGTTCGTCGACGCGGCGGTGCACCGGGAGGACGCGTATCGCGCGGCGAGCAAGAACAACAAGGGCTTCTGGCTGATCATCCTCGGCATCGCCGCCGTGGTGATGAAGCTGTTCCCGATCCTGTCGTTCCTGCCGGTGATCGGCCTGGTCGCGGTGATCGTCTACATGGTCGACGTGCGGCCGGCGCTCCGCGAGGTCAGCGGCCGTGGCGGCGGCGCGATGCGCAGGCTGCGCGGGCGCAACCGGGGCGGCAGCAGCAGCGACGGGCCCTACGGGCCGTACAACGGCCGGCGCTGA
- a CDS encoding helix-turn-helix domain-containing protein: MASLKVGTVGEYLREQRRSAQLSLRQLAEAAGVSNPYLSQIERGLRKPSAEILQQLAKALRISAETLYVQAGMLDARERDELEVPAAILTDPSINERQKQVLIQIYESFRRENAAAGESRAARDVAEAEAEAEEADRPQGPAAVREETGK, encoded by the coding sequence ATGGCGTCACTGAAGGTCGGCACCGTCGGCGAGTATCTGCGCGAGCAGCGGCGCAGCGCGCAGCTGAGTCTGCGGCAACTGGCGGAGGCGGCCGGTGTGTCGAATCCGTATCTGAGCCAGATCGAGCGCGGGCTGCGGAAGCCTAGTGCTGAGATCCTGCAGCAGCTGGCCAAGGCGCTGCGGATCTCCGCAGAGACGTTGTACGTGCAGGCCGGGATGCTCGACGCGCGGGAGCGTGACGAGCTGGAAGTGCCTGCGGCGATCTTGACGGACCCGTCGATCAACGAGCGGCAGAAGCAGGTGCTGATCCAGATCTACGAGTCCTTCCGCAGGGAGAACGCCGCCGCGGGGGAGTCGCGGGCGGCGCGGGACGTAGCAGAGGCAGAAGCAGAAGCAGAGGAGGCGGACCGGCCGCAGGGCCCCGCCGCCGTACGGGAGGAAACCGGAAAATGA
- a CDS encoding putative RNA methyltransferase, with the protein MPALLPPALEPLLDLLRCPVCRACLRPTRGSLRCPEGHTFDIARQGYVSLLTGIRAISGDDAAMVQARNRFLSTGRYAPVHQTLTRMTADALPGQGTVVDIGCGTGYYLAGVLDQLPGTRGLGLDTSARALRSAARAHPRAAAASWDVFRPFPLVDQGVDVVLDVFAPRNPSEFHRVLRPTGRLIVVRPIERHLAELRGKIPAMVTIDPDKEQRLQQALDPYFQAADTQHVEYTTPLTRQEAIDLVGMTPSARHLTHADLSGHGSLPSQVTVSVLATSYQPR; encoded by the coding sequence GTGCCTGCGTTGCTTCCCCCTGCCCTCGAACCCCTTCTCGACTTGCTGCGCTGCCCTGTGTGCCGCGCCTGTCTCCGACCTACCCGTGGCTCACTGCGCTGCCCGGAGGGCCACACCTTCGACATCGCCCGTCAGGGCTACGTCAGCCTGCTGACGGGCATTCGCGCCATCAGCGGTGACGACGCAGCCATGGTTCAGGCCCGAAACCGGTTTTTGTCCACCGGCAGGTACGCCCCTGTCCACCAGACCCTGACTCGTATGACAGCCGACGCCCTGCCCGGTCAAGGCACGGTCGTAGACATCGGATGCGGCACCGGCTACTACCTGGCCGGCGTACTCGATCAACTGCCCGGCACCCGCGGCCTGGGGCTGGACACGTCAGCACGCGCCCTGCGCTCGGCGGCCCGAGCCCATCCACGAGCCGCTGCGGCGAGCTGGGACGTCTTCCGCCCCTTCCCCTTGGTTGACCAGGGGGTCGACGTCGTGCTGGACGTGTTCGCCCCGCGCAACCCGTCCGAGTTCCACCGAGTGCTCCGTCCGACCGGCCGGTTGATCGTGGTGCGCCCCATCGAGCGGCACCTGGCCGAGCTACGGGGCAAGATCCCCGCGATGGTCACGATCGACCCGGACAAGGAACAGCGCCTGCAACAGGCGCTGGACCCCTACTTCCAGGCCGCCGATACCCAGCACGTCGAATACACCACGCCCCTGACCAGGCAAGAAGCCATCGACCTGGTGGGGATGACACCGAGCGCACGCCACCTGACCCACGCGGACCTGAGCGGCCACGGCTCACTGCCCAGTCAGGTGACCGTCTCCGTGCTGGCCACCTCCTACCAGCCTCGGTAA
- a CDS encoding TnsA-like heteromeric transposase endonuclease subunit, giving the protein MGLGVLEGMKPSQVDGFEVGWRDDQGEHRLPLADAVSVPFEDGRPVRSFPSYRGQRHFPGLYWSSTTCGHVGFESWLERDHAMLLDFTPEVTGLLSQPLWLSWKDDRGKRVSHAPDYFARFEDGRGLMVDCRPLDRIDARSAAKFAAAQAACEAAGWGYRVVGEVDPVRMANVRWLAGYRHPRYGADEGLVARLLALFSVPSPLVTQVALLGDPIVVLPAMFHLLWLGRLAADLSRPLSDATLVSPAEIR; this is encoded by the coding sequence ATGGGGCTGGGCGTGCTGGAGGGAATGAAGCCGTCACAAGTAGACGGCTTCGAGGTCGGCTGGCGGGACGACCAGGGAGAACATCGCCTGCCGTTGGCGGATGCGGTCTCGGTGCCGTTCGAGGACGGGCGGCCGGTCCGCAGCTTCCCGTCCTATCGCGGGCAACGGCATTTCCCCGGGTTGTACTGGTCGTCGACGACCTGCGGGCACGTGGGGTTCGAGTCCTGGCTGGAGCGAGACCACGCGATGCTGCTCGACTTCACACCAGAAGTGACGGGGCTGCTGTCGCAGCCGTTGTGGCTGTCCTGGAAGGACGATCGGGGCAAGCGCGTCTCGCACGCTCCGGACTACTTCGCTCGGTTCGAAGACGGGCGGGGGCTGATGGTGGACTGTCGGCCGCTAGACCGGATCGACGCACGGTCGGCGGCCAAGTTCGCGGCTGCGCAGGCAGCTTGTGAGGCGGCGGGGTGGGGCTACCGGGTTGTCGGCGAGGTGGATCCGGTGCGGATGGCGAACGTTCGCTGGCTGGCGGGATACCGGCATCCTCGGTACGGGGCCGATGAGGGGCTCGTGGCCCGGTTGTTGGCACTGTTCTCGGTGCCTTCGCCGCTGGTGACACAGGTTGCGTTGCTGGGTGATCCGATCGTGGTGTTGCCAGCGATGTTCCATCTGCTGTGGCTGGGGCGGCTGGCAGCGGATCTATCGCGACCACTGTCGGATGCCACGCTGGTGTCGCCGGCGGAGATCCGGTGA
- a CDS encoding Mu transposase C-terminal domain-containing protein: MRLDDRLHTVVGLSGTTVRLLDEAGSASLVLLSHLLTSEDFELIGQNADQGRMPPFALLDIVPEREAEKAAAWERHVTEVEFGRPLDADPTALPRPEYDPARHPVEERVAAKAAELRAIGWQASVGTVQRMRRRYREQGLWGLVDHRATRLSSPTGRADDRVVSAITEILATTTNESTGTRGRLRRRVEALLAERHGQGTVAMPSKSAFYRLVEAMSEGTHAFGEATSRRSAARRPQGAFTPSSACRPGEMVQIDTTPLDVLVVLEDGVSGRPELTIAVDVATRTICAAVLRPAGTKAVDAALLLAKMLVPEPLRPGWSDALAMSMTLIPHRRLLEIDARLEQAAAKPVIVPETIGIDHGKVFVSNTFLTACRSLGVSVQPSRPATPTDKGIVERTFSSINTLFCQHIPGYTGSNTTRRGAEVEAVWTLAEVDDLLQEWIVACWQQRPHEGLRSPFLPGRPMSPNDAYALLVSRSGYLPMPLSGPDYLELLPALWRSVNDYGIRVDHRTYNCPGLNPLRRRSSGVTGKGGLWEVHYDPYDLSQIWVRDARTGEWITVPWTHRHLVSAPFADFTWRRARDLLAMRGQDDTSQAAVAAAVDQLLTRAETGPDRRIAARTRAALEPARSVPALPQAPALEDAENEATVPEQTSNVIPFGVFDAFTDGSRL; this comes from the coding sequence GTGCGCCTGGATGACCGACTGCACACGGTCGTCGGCCTGTCCGGGACGACGGTGCGGCTCCTCGACGAAGCCGGTTCGGCGAGCCTGGTGTTGTTGTCGCATCTACTGACCTCGGAAGACTTTGAGCTCATCGGCCAGAATGCCGATCAGGGCCGTATGCCGCCGTTCGCGCTGTTGGACATCGTGCCGGAGCGGGAAGCCGAGAAGGCGGCGGCATGGGAACGGCATGTGACCGAGGTGGAGTTCGGCAGGCCGCTGGATGCTGATCCCACTGCCCTACCTCGTCCGGAATACGACCCGGCCCGTCACCCAGTTGAGGAGCGGGTGGCGGCCAAGGCGGCGGAACTGCGGGCTATCGGCTGGCAGGCGAGTGTGGGGACCGTTCAGCGGATGCGCAGGCGCTACCGCGAGCAGGGCCTGTGGGGCTTGGTCGATCACCGTGCTACCCGTCTGTCCTCACCGACGGGAAGGGCCGATGACCGGGTGGTGTCCGCCATCACGGAAATCCTGGCCACGACGACGAACGAGTCCACCGGCACCCGCGGCCGGCTGCGTCGGCGGGTGGAGGCGCTGCTGGCGGAACGGCATGGGCAGGGCACAGTGGCGATGCCGTCGAAGTCGGCGTTCTACCGGCTTGTCGAGGCGATGAGCGAGGGTACGCACGCCTTCGGCGAGGCCACATCCCGCAGGTCGGCGGCTCGCCGCCCGCAAGGAGCGTTCACCCCTTCCTCGGCCTGCCGCCCCGGAGAGATGGTGCAGATCGACACGACACCGCTGGACGTGCTGGTGGTCCTGGAGGATGGGGTGAGCGGACGCCCGGAACTCACAATCGCCGTCGACGTGGCAACGAGGACGATCTGCGCTGCTGTGCTGCGACCAGCAGGCACCAAGGCCGTGGACGCCGCCCTCCTGCTGGCCAAGATGCTGGTCCCGGAGCCGCTGCGGCCCGGCTGGTCGGACGCGCTGGCGATGTCGATGACGCTGATCCCCCACCGGAGACTGTTGGAGATCGACGCGCGCCTGGAGCAAGCGGCCGCCAAGCCGGTGATCGTGCCAGAGACGATCGGCATTGATCACGGGAAGGTGTTCGTGTCCAACACCTTCCTGACCGCCTGCCGGTCGCTGGGCGTCTCCGTCCAGCCGTCCCGCCCGGCGACCCCGACTGACAAGGGAATCGTCGAGCGGACGTTTTCCTCGATCAACACGCTGTTCTGCCAGCACATCCCTGGCTACACCGGTTCGAACACGACCCGCCGGGGGGCCGAGGTCGAGGCCGTCTGGACGCTCGCGGAAGTGGACGACCTGTTGCAGGAATGGATCGTGGCCTGCTGGCAGCAGCGGCCACACGAAGGACTGCGCAGCCCGTTCCTACCGGGTCGGCCGATGTCTCCCAACGACGCATACGCCCTGCTGGTCTCCCGCAGCGGCTACCTGCCGATGCCACTGAGCGGCCCCGACTACTTGGAACTGCTGCCGGCACTCTGGCGTTCGGTCAACGACTACGGCATCCGCGTCGACCACCGCACCTACAACTGTCCTGGACTGAACCCGCTGCGGCGCCGCTCCTCGGGAGTGACCGGCAAGGGCGGGCTCTGGGAGGTTCATTACGACCCCTACGACCTGTCCCAGATCTGGGTACGCGACGCGCGCACCGGAGAGTGGATCACGGTTCCGTGGACACACCGGCACCTGGTCTCCGCGCCGTTCGCGGACTTCACCTGGCGCCGGGCCCGGGACCTGCTCGCGATGCGGGGCCAGGACGACACCAGCCAAGCCGCCGTGGCCGCCGCAGTCGACCAGTTGCTGACGCGGGCGGAAACCGGGCCGGACCGCCGTATCGCGGCGCGCACCCGCGCCGCCCTGGAGCCCGCGCGGTCCGTCCCCGCGCTGCCGCAGGCACCAGCTTTGGAAGACGCTGAGAACGAGGCCACCGTCCCGGAGCAGACGTCGAACGTCATTCCCTTCGGCGTCTTCGACGCCTTCACCGACGGGAGCCGCCTGTGA
- a CDS encoding ATP-binding protein: MSEALPPDIANPQMSLTTKEGWRAFVDENPDPPPSLPSGTVLDEDELESYREARIDYHTRSVIVNTPTIRGVVTTGRKRIVLNRHQVSARRGLIVSGSAGTGKTTAITQLGKNVEQITRRRNPAAVGGLPVVFVTVPPAATPKMLAGEFARFLGVPLEHRMSQVQITNAVCDLLGKLGTTLVLVDEIHNLDLTTRNGAEASDQLKYLSERIAATFVLAGLDVETSSLFQGTRGQQIAGRYTVIPSRPFGHKNRADKESWQALVVTMEDSLRLQAHRPGTLVAMTDYLHERTGGLIGSLSQFIREAAVDAIDTGAEKITKRMLDEIELDHAVQKSRPDRPRAKYARRPKAA, translated from the coding sequence GTGAGCGAGGCTCTGCCACCGGACATCGCCAACCCGCAGATGTCGCTGACCACGAAGGAAGGCTGGCGGGCGTTCGTCGATGAGAACCCTGATCCCCCGCCGTCGCTCCCGTCCGGCACCGTCCTGGACGAGGACGAGCTGGAGTCCTACAGGGAAGCGCGGATCGACTACCACACGCGATCCGTCATCGTGAACACTCCCACGATCCGTGGCGTCGTCACCACGGGCCGCAAACGCATCGTGCTCAACCGGCACCAGGTCTCCGCCCGTCGCGGCCTGATCGTGTCCGGTTCGGCCGGCACCGGCAAGACCACAGCGATCACCCAGCTGGGTAAGAACGTCGAACAGATCACCCGGCGGCGCAACCCCGCCGCCGTCGGCGGACTGCCGGTTGTCTTCGTCACCGTTCCCCCGGCGGCCACTCCGAAGATGCTCGCGGGCGAGTTCGCTCGATTCCTTGGCGTCCCGCTGGAGCACCGCATGAGCCAGGTCCAGATCACCAACGCCGTCTGTGACCTGCTCGGAAAGCTCGGCACCACGCTCGTCCTGGTCGACGAGATCCACAACCTCGACCTGACCACCCGCAATGGAGCCGAGGCATCCGATCAGCTGAAGTACCTCTCGGAGCGGATCGCGGCCACCTTCGTGCTCGCTGGTCTCGACGTCGAGACCAGCAGCCTGTTCCAGGGCACTCGCGGACAGCAGATCGCCGGCCGTTACACGGTCATCCCCTCCCGGCCCTTCGGCCACAAGAACCGCGCGGACAAGGAGAGCTGGCAGGCCCTGGTGGTGACCATGGAGGACTCCCTGCGACTACAGGCCCATCGTCCCGGCACCTTGGTCGCCATGACCGATTATCTCCACGAGCGCACCGGCGGGCTGATCGGCAGTCTTTCCCAGTTCATCCGAGAAGCCGCGGTCGACGCGATCGACACCGGCGCAGAAAAGATCACCAAGCGCATGCTCGACGAGATCGAGCTCGACCACGCCGTCCAGAAGTCCCGGCCCGATCGCCCCCGCGCCAAGTACGCCCGCAGGCCGAAGGCGGCCTGA
- a CDS encoding TniQ family protein, producing the protein MEPWEAPVRLLPLPLPPVHGEVFGWYLHRLAAANHVTSGQLAKTLTPFKNALIGKRTDTLWRWTPMVLPRLALLTGLAPETLRMLLPAISRIEARTGGEVIRYRRRLYVACSHCMHRRGITGPVLAHRPADLQLCRRHGIWLDGNRQYRVGHLPELVTAQHRHRRIARRFPDTLEAATKEAQHMVRSWLLNKKQPHLLSRWNDRLAQLPPKEAAYENIIRRRVDEREYIATYPEFVTMLGMVADPAWRARRAPRRWVNLSQHQRTIHAAYAEAEHRLNVPSLRENRHSRTFFNDALFRWTDSLGRSLMLVMSPEDHNTLRDDSQWN; encoded by the coding sequence ATGGAGCCCTGGGAAGCGCCGGTCCGGCTCCTGCCACTTCCTCTGCCGCCTGTCCACGGGGAGGTCTTCGGCTGGTATTTGCACCGCCTCGCCGCCGCCAACCACGTGACGTCGGGCCAACTGGCGAAGACCCTGACGCCGTTCAAGAACGCGCTGATCGGCAAGCGGACGGACACGTTATGGCGCTGGACTCCGATGGTTCTGCCGCGGCTGGCACTCCTGACGGGTCTCGCTCCTGAGACCCTTCGGATGCTGCTGCCAGCGATCTCCCGGATTGAGGCGCGTACCGGAGGCGAAGTGATCCGCTACCGGCGGCGTCTCTACGTCGCGTGCTCACACTGCATGCACCGCCGTGGAATCACCGGACCAGTCCTCGCGCATCGCCCCGCCGATCTCCAGCTCTGCCGTCGGCACGGCATCTGGCTCGACGGCAACCGCCAATACCGTGTCGGCCACCTGCCAGAACTTGTCACCGCTCAACACCGGCACCGGCGAATCGCCCGCCGCTTCCCCGACACCCTGGAGGCAGCGACAAAGGAAGCGCAGCACATGGTCCGGTCCTGGCTTCTGAACAAGAAGCAGCCCCATCTGCTCTCACGCTGGAACGACCGCCTCGCTCAGCTCCCTCCAAAGGAGGCCGCCTACGAGAACATCATCAGGCGACGCGTCGACGAGCGGGAGTACATCGCCACCTACCCGGAGTTCGTCACCATGCTCGGCATGGTGGCCGACCCTGCTTGGCGAGCACGACGGGCGCCTCGCCGATGGGTGAACCTCAGCCAGCACCAGCGCACGATCCACGCTGCCTACGCAGAAGCCGAGCACCGGCTCAACGTCCCCTCTCTCCGCGAGAATCGCCACTCACGCACCTTCTTCAACGACGCCCTCTTCCGCTGGACCGACTCATTGGGAAGGTCGCTGATGCTGGTGATGTCCCCGGAGGACCACAACACCCTACGAGATGATTCCCAGTGGAACTGA
- a CDS encoding class I SAM-dependent DNA methyltransferase, whose protein sequence is MTEAGYLRTTRTAYDTVAADYERLLRDELRGKPLDRAMLGAFAELVREPGCGPVAELGCGPGRVTAYLHALGVDVFGVDLSPGMVAVARRTHPGIRFEVGSMTALELADASLGGVLAWYSTVHTPPEVLPAVFAECHRVLAPGGQMLLAFKVGDRLLHREQAYGHQVPLDVYWMPPDRVAGLLAGAGLVVDARLVREPDESERPRQGRQGFFLAHKPAHKPATAAG, encoded by the coding sequence ATGACGGAAGCCGGTTATCTGCGGACCACCCGGACGGCCTATGACACTGTCGCCGCGGACTACGAACGGCTGCTGCGCGACGAGTTGCGGGGCAAACCGCTGGACCGGGCGATGCTCGGCGCGTTCGCCGAGCTGGTGCGGGAGCCGGGCTGCGGGCCGGTCGCGGAGCTCGGGTGCGGGCCGGGGCGGGTCACGGCGTACCTGCACGCGCTCGGCGTGGACGTGTTCGGCGTCGACCTGTCCCCCGGGATGGTCGCCGTCGCCCGCCGGACGCACCCGGGCATCCGGTTTGAGGTGGGGTCGATGACCGCCCTTGAGCTGGCGGACGCGTCGCTGGGCGGCGTCCTGGCCTGGTACTCGACCGTCCACACCCCGCCGGAGGTGCTGCCGGCGGTGTTCGCCGAGTGCCACCGGGTGCTGGCGCCCGGCGGGCAGATGCTGCTGGCGTTCAAGGTCGGCGACCGGCTGCTGCACCGGGAGCAGGCCTACGGGCACCAGGTGCCGCTCGACGTCTACTGGATGCCGCCCGACCGGGTCGCCGGCCTGCTGGCCGGAGCGGGTCTGGTCGTGGATGCCCGGCTGGTCCGCGAGCCGGACGAGAGCGAGCGGCCCCGGCAGGGCCGGCAGGGCTTCTTCCTCGCCCACAAGCCGGCCCACAAGCCGGCGACCGCCGCGGGGTAG
- a CDS encoding tetratricopeptide repeat protein — protein sequence MTAATGTAAPSAEWERRNADLWAAIDDFAEDDFRAAMDALVGELPEGDGTALFERAASWDSTGRSDLAVPLYREALDAGVPGERRRRAVIQLSSSLRNLGRSQESVDLLTAERAAGHDHLDSALACVLALALADVGRAREGVSVAVAALAPTLPRYQRSMGNYARLLIEPDTEQ from the coding sequence ATGACCGCAGCAACCGGGACCGCCGCACCCTCGGCCGAGTGGGAGCGCCGCAACGCCGACCTGTGGGCGGCCATCGACGACTTCGCCGAGGACGACTTCCGCGCCGCGATGGACGCCCTGGTCGGCGAGCTGCCGGAAGGCGACGGCACCGCGCTCTTCGAGCGGGCCGCGTCCTGGGACTCCACCGGCCGCTCCGACCTCGCCGTCCCCCTCTACCGCGAAGCCCTCGACGCGGGCGTGCCCGGCGAGCGCCGCCGCCGCGCGGTCATCCAGCTGTCCAGCTCGCTGCGCAACCTCGGCCGCTCGCAGGAGAGCGTGGACCTGCTCACCGCCGAGCGGGCCGCCGGCCACGACCACCTGGACAGCGCCCTGGCCTGCGTGCTCGCCCTGGCCCTCGCCGACGTGGGCCGCGCCCGCGAGGGCGTCTCGGTGGCGGTCGCCGCCCTGGCGCCGACCCTGCCGCGCTACCAGCGCTCGATGGGCAACTACGCCCGCCTGCTGATCGAGCCCGACACCGAGCAGTGA